A genomic segment from Nicotiana sylvestris chromosome 1, ASM39365v2, whole genome shotgun sequence encodes:
- the LOC138873591 gene encoding uncharacterized protein: MLSTCVTDFGSSWDQFLPLAEFAYNNSYQSSIQMAPYEALYGRQCRSPVGWFEPGDARILGTYLVQDALDKVKVIQERLHTAQSRQKSYTDIKVRDMSYMVAEKVLLKVSPMKGVMRFGKKA; this comes from the exons atgttgagCACTTGTGTCACTGATTTCGGcagttcatgggatcagtttctaccgctcgcggagtttgcttacaacaacagttatcagtcgagtattcagatggctccatatgaggctttgtatgggagacaatgtagatctccagttggttggtttgagccgggtgatgCTAGGATCTTGGGTAcatacttggtgcaggatgctttggacaaggtaaaggtgattcaggagcggcttcatacagcgcagtcgagacaaaagagttatactgacaTAAAGGTTCGTGACATGTCCTACATGGTTgcggagaaggttctattgaaggtttcacccatgaagggtgttatgagatttgggaagaaag catag